The genomic stretch CCTGCGGTCTGCGGTGGCACGCAGCCGGCGCGTGCAAGCGCCTCCCCGGCGCTGTCCTGGAAGACGACCGGGTAGGTCAACTGCTCGGGCTGCCGGTTCTCGGTCCGCACCGCGAAGCGCAGCGGCAGCGGCAGCGGCCCGGGGCCCGGGGCCCGGCCGGGAACGCCATGGCGCACTCGACCCTGATGCGCCGACCGGTCGGGTTCAGCGCTGGGTGACGATGACCCGGGCGGGGCCGTGATGGCCGAGGGCGACACTCACCGCGTCGGCGGCCTCGATCACCGCGGTCGCCAGGGCTGCCTCCCGAGCGGCGAGGTTGATCGCGGACAGCGGCCCGGAGATGGACAGCGCGGCCACGATCTCGCCCGAGGCGTTGCGGATGGGCGCGGCGAGGCAGGCCCGACCGAGGGCGAGTTCCTCCTCCTCGGTCGAGTAGCCGCGTGCCCCGCTCATCGCCAGTTCGGCGTCGAGCCGGTCGTGGTCGGTGATGGTGCGGTTGGTGAACCCGACCAGCGACTCACCCAGCAGGACCCGGCGCTGCTCCGGGTCGACGCCGAGCAGGAGTGCCTTGCCCAGGCCGGTGGCGTGTAGCGGGATCGACTGGCCGATCAGCGAGAACGCGCGAGGTGCCGACCGGCCCTCGAAGTTGCCCAGGTAGAAGCCGTGGTCGTCGCGGCGGATCGCGAGGTTGACCCCCAGAGCGTGTTCGGCGGCGAGATTCTGGGCGGTCTGCCGGGCGGCGCGGTAGACGGCGGACTGGTTGAGCGCCACCCCACCGAGGGTCACCGTCTTCGGCCCCAACCGGTAGAGGTTGGAGATCGGGTCGCGTTCGACCAGGCCGAGGGATTCCAGGGTGCTCAGCAGCCGGGACGCGGTGGAGACACCGAGCCCGGCCTGCCGCGCCACGTCGGTGACCCGCAACTCGGGGCGCCCGAGCAGGAAGGCGTCGAGGATCGCCACTGCTCGCAGGATGCTCTGATTCGATCCGTTGTCGGAAGTCACGTGCGTCCTCTGATATCGGGTTGCGGCATCGACACTGTAGCGGCCGGCCGGGCCAATCTCGGTTTCAGTCCTGGGTACTGCGCGCCCGTATCCGGGCGGTCAGGGCGAGCGAGACCGGGATGTCGAAGGGCAGTGACGAGTGCCCCAGCGCCGACCGCGCG from Micromonospora craniellae encodes the following:
- a CDS encoding IclR family transcriptional regulator; its protein translation is MTSDNGSNQSILRAVAILDAFLLGRPELRVTDVARQAGLGVSTASRLLSTLESLGLVERDPISNLYRLGPKTVTLGGVALNQSAVYRAARQTAQNLAAEHALGVNLAIRRDDHGFYLGNFEGRSAPRAFSLIGQSIPLHATGLGKALLLGVDPEQRRVLLGESLVGFTNRTITDHDRLDAELAMSGARGYSTEEEELALGRACLAAPIRNASGEIVAALSISGPLSAINLAAREAALATAVIEAADAVSVALGHHGPARVIVTQR